A region from the Fusarium graminearum PH-1 chromosome 4, whole genome shotgun sequence genome encodes:
- a CDS encoding peroxisomal hydratase-dehydrogenase-epimerase: MAEQLRYDGQVVVVTGAGGGLGKAYATFFGSRGASVVVNDLGVTSKGEGNSSKAADVVVNEIKAAGGKAVANYDSVENGERIIETAISAFGRIDILINNAGILRDISFKNMKDEDWDLIYKVHIKGSYKCARAAWPHFRKQKYGRVINTASAAGLFGNFGQANYSAAKLAMVGFTETLAKEGIKYGILANVIAPVAASRMTETIMPPDVLEQLKPEWVVPLVAVLVHKNNTQETGGIFEVGGGHVAKLRWERSSGLLLKADDSYTPGAIIKNWGKVVDYSNPQYPTGPNDFLTLLEDSMKMGPAEQGENPDFTGRVALVTGGGAGIGRIYALAFAKYGASVVVNDLADPEPVVAEIKKLGGKAVGVKASAEDGEKVVKAAIDAFGRIDIVVNNAGILRDKAFSNMNDDLWDPVLNVHLRGTYKVTKAAWPYFLKQKYGRVLNTTSTSGIYGNFGQANYAAAKCGILGFSRALALEGHKYGIYVNTIAPNAGTAMTATIMPDEMVQAFKPDYIAPLVLALCSDKCPNPTGGLYEVGSGWCGQTRWQRTGGHGFPVDVALVPEEVVKHWKDIVTFDGRADHPVKSQDSIEKIMANMQNTSKGKESSGETDYKKVIAETVTKEGKPTEFKYEERDVILYNLGVGAKRTDLKYVFEGSEDFQVLPTFGVIPPFNTEMPFDFDNIVPNFSPMMLLHGEQYLEIRKFPIPTNARLVSRGRLLEVVDKGNASIARSSTTTVDANTGEDVFYNEASVFLRGTGGWGGPKRGADRGSATAANKPPARAPDVVVESPTNDDQAAIYRLSGDYNPLHIDPEFAKVGGFKAPILHGLCSFGVAGKAVYERFGAFKNIKVRFAGVVIPGQTIVTEMWREGNKIIFQSKVKETGKPAIAGAAAELRTDGKSKL; the protein is encoded by the exons atggcagagCAGTTGAGATACGACGGCCAAGTTGTTGTCGTCACTGGTGCTGGCGGTGGTCTTGGAAAGGCATATGCCACTTTCTTCGGCTCCCGCGGTGCCAGCGTTGTCGTCAACGATCTTGGTGTCACTTCAAAGGGCGAGGGTAACTCATCAAAG GCTGCCGATGTTGTCGTcaacgagatcaaggccgCTGGCGGCAAGGCTGTCGCCAACTACGACTCAGTAGAGAACGGCGAGCGCATCATTGAGACCGCCATCAGCGCCTTCGGCCGAatcgatatcctcatcaacaacgccggTATCCTGCGAGATATCAGCTTCAAGAACATGAAGGACGAGGACTGGGATCTCATCTACAAGGTTCACATCAAGGGCTCATATAAGTGCGCTCGCGCTGCCTGGCCTCATTTCCGCAAGCAAAAGTACGGCCGTGTCATCAACACCGCGTCGGCTGCTGGCCTCTTTGGCAACTTTGGTCAGGCCAACTACTCCGCTGCCAAGCTCGCCATGGTCGGTTTCACAGAGACTCTGGCCAAGGAGGGTATCAAGTATGGTATCTTGGCCAATGTTATTGCGCCTGTCG CTGCCAGCAGAATGACCGAGACCATCATGCCTCCTGATGTCCTCGAGCAACTCAAGCCCGAATGGGTTGTTCCCCTCGTCGCTGTCTTGGttcacaagaacaacacacAGGAGACTGGTGGTATCTTTGAGGTTGGCGGTGGCCACGTGGCTAAGCTTCGATGGGAGCGCTCCAGTggtctcctcctcaaggctgaCGACTCTTACACCCCCGGAGCTATCATTAAGAACTGGGGTAAGGTCGTCGACTACTCCAACCCTCAATATCCCACAGGTCCCAACGATTTCCTCACATTGCTTGAGGACTCTATGAAGATGGGTCCTGCTGAGCAAGGCGAGAACCCCGACTTCACCGGCCGTGTCGCTCTTGTCACAGGCGGTGGTGCTGGTATTGGTCGCATTTATGCTCTTGCTTTCGCCAAGTACGGCGCATCAGTTGTCGTCAACGATCTGGCCGACCCTGAGCCCGTGGttgctgagatcaagaagcttggtggcaAGGCCGTCGGTGTCAAGGCCTCCGCTGAAGATGGTGAGAAGGTCGTCAAGGCTGCTATTGATGCCTTTGGCCGCATCGATATCGTGGTCAACAATGCCGGTATCCTCCGCGACAAGgccttctccaacatgaaCGACGATCTCTGGGACCCTGTCCTGAACGTCCATCTCCGAGGTACCTACAAGGTCACCAAGGCTGCTTGGCCTTACTTCCTCAAGCAGAAGTACGGTCGCGTTCTGAACACCACTTCAACCAGTGGTATTTACGGCAACTTTGGCCAGGCCAACTATGCTGCTGCT AAATGTGGTATTCTTGGTTTCTCTCGCGCCCTTGCTCTCGAGGGCCACAAGTATGGCATCTATGTCAACACTATCGCTCCCAACGCTGGTACTGCCATGACCGCCACTATCATGCCCGACGAGATGGTTCAGGCTTTCAAGCCCGACTACATTGCTCCTCTCGTCCTTGCTCTCTGCAGTGACAAGTGCCCCAACCCTACTGGCGGCTTGTACGAGGTTGGCAGCGGCTGGTGTGGTCAGACTCGATGGCAGCGAACTGGCGGCCACGGCTTCCCCGTGGACGTTGCTCTCGTCCCCgaggaggttgtcaagcACTGGAAGGACATCGTCACCTTCGATGGCCGCGCTGACCACCCTGTCAAGTCTCAGGACTCgatcgagaagatcatggccaacatGCAAAACAcaagcaagggcaaggagtCCTCGGGTGAGACTGATTACAAGAAGGTCATTGCCGAGACTGTCACCAAGGAGGGCAAGCCTACCGAGTTCAAGTACGAGGAGCGAGATGTCATCCTTTACAACCTCGGTGTTGGTGCTAAGCGCACCGACCTCAAGTACGTGTTTGAGGGCTCTGAGGACTTCCAGGTCCTTCCCACTTTCGGTGTTATTCCTCCTTTCAACACCGAGATGCCTTTCGACTTTGACAACATCGTGCCCAACTTCTCTCCCATGATGTTGCTCCACGGAGAGCAATACCTCGAGATCCGCAAGTTCCCTATCCCCACCAACGCCCGCCTTGTTAGCCGAGGTCGCCTCCTCGAGGTCGTTGACAAGGGCAATGCTTCTATTGCCCGAAGCTCCACCACTACTGTTGACGCCAACACCGGTGAGGATGTCTTCTACAACGAAGCCAGCGTCTTCCTCCGCGGTACTGGTGGTTGGGGCGGTCCCAAGCGTGGTGCTGACCGCGGttctgccactgctgccAACAAGCCCCCTGCTCGCGCTCCCGACGTTGTCGTCGAGTCCCCCACAAATGACGACCAGGCTGCTATCTACCGCCTGAGCGGCGACTACAACCCTCTCCATATCGATCCCGAGTTTGCCAAGGTTGGTGGCTTCAAGGCCCCCATCCTCCACGGCCTCTGCAGCTTCGGTGTTGCCGGAAAGGCTGTCTACGAGCGCTTCGGTGctttcaagaacatcaaggtccGCTTCGCCGGTGTTGTCATCCCCGGTCAGACCATTGTCACCGAGATGTGGCGCGAGGgcaacaagatcatcttccagtccaaggtcaaggagacTGGCAAGCCCGCCATCgccggtgctgctgctgagctCAGGACCGACGGTAAGAGCAAGCTGTAA
- a CDS encoding pyridoxamine 5'-phosphate oxidase, with the protein MALHSADTSKLIFAPAGHQATGQAEQFTKGTLVRSQLNSESPIPQFHSWFSRAQENDSGVEHPETCTLSTASLPSGRISSRTVYLKELDNRGFVIYTNLGTSRKSADIASNPRVAMLFFWEALQRQVHVEGRVERISKEESQKYYDTRARGSRIGAWASKQSQVLEPQGEDDDGRKQLEGWVKDVEQRFEGQEKIPVPDFWGGLRVIPDRIEFWQGRESRLHDRFVYEKEEGAESEEWKLKRLSP; encoded by the exons ATGGCTCTTCATTCAGCAGATACCTCGAAGCTCATCT TTGCCCCTGCGGGTCATCAAGCTACAGGCCAGGCAGAGCAGTTCACAAAGGGCACTCTTGTACGCTCTCAGCTTAACTCGGAATCTCCCATCCCCCAGTTCCATTCTTGGTTCTCGCGTGCCCAGGAAAACGATTCTGGTGTCGAACACCCAGAGACATGCACCCTATCCACTGCCTCTCTTCCTTCGGGtcgcatctcatctcgcaCTGTCTatctcaaggagctcgatAACCGAGGATTCGTCATCTACACCAACCTCGGCACCTCACGCAAGTCGGCAGACATAGCGTCCAACCCGCGCGTGGCAATGCTCTTCTTCTGGGAAGCTCTGCAGCGCCAGGTTCACGTTGAGGGACGTGTGGAGAGAATCTCAAAGGAGGAGAGTCAGAAGTACTACGACACGCGTGCGAGGGGGAGCAGGATCGGTGCGTGGGCCAGCAAACAGAGTCAAGTACTCGAGCCGCagggtgaagatgacgatggacGCAAACAGCTGGAGGGGTGGGTGAAGGACGTTGAGCAGCGATTTGAAGGGCAGGAGAAGATTCCCGTACCTGACTTCTGGGGCGGTTTGAGGGTTATTCCCGACAGGATTGAGTTTTGGCAGGGGAGGGAGAGCAGACTTCACGATCGGTTTGTGtatgagaaggaggagggagCCGAGTCGGAAGAGTGGAAGTTGAAAAGATTGAGTCCTTGA